The following are from one region of the Amycolatopsis sp. QT-25 genome:
- the whiA gene encoding DNA-binding protein WhiA, with translation MAMTAAVKDELSRLEITKIGPRRAEVASMLRFAGGLHIVAGRVVVEAELDTGSVARRLRKEIHELYGHQSDVHVVSSSGLRKGTRYVVRVVKDGEGLARQTGLIDQRGRPVRGLPAAVVSGGVADAEAAWRGAFLAHGSLTEPGRSSSLEVTCPGPEAALALVGAARRMGIQAKSREVRGADRVVVRDGDAIGALLTRLGAHTSVLAWEERRMRREVRATANRLANFDDANLRRSARAAVAAAARVERALAILGESAPDHLLAAGKLRLSNRQASLEELGQLSDPQMTKDAVAGRIRRLLAMADKKAKEQGIPDTESAVTPDMLEEDEA, from the coding sequence ATGGCGATGACCGCCGCCGTGAAGGACGAGCTGAGCCGGCTGGAGATCACCAAGATCGGCCCGCGCCGCGCGGAGGTCGCGTCGATGCTGCGATTCGCGGGCGGGCTGCACATCGTGGCAGGCCGCGTCGTGGTGGAGGCCGAACTCGACACCGGTTCGGTGGCGAGGCGGCTGCGCAAGGAAATCCACGAACTGTACGGACACCAGTCCGACGTCCACGTCGTTTCCTCCAGCGGGTTGCGCAAGGGCACGCGGTACGTCGTCCGGGTGGTCAAGGACGGCGAGGGGCTCGCCCGGCAGACGGGCCTGATCGACCAGCGGGGCCGTCCGGTGCGCGGACTGCCCGCCGCCGTCGTGTCCGGTGGCGTCGCCGACGCGGAAGCCGCCTGGCGTGGCGCGTTCCTGGCGCACGGTTCGCTCACCGAGCCCGGCCGTTCGTCGTCACTCGAGGTGACCTGCCCCGGCCCCGAGGCCGCGCTGGCGCTCGTCGGCGCCGCCCGGCGGATGGGTATCCAGGCCAAATCGCGCGAGGTCCGCGGCGCGGACCGGGTCGTGGTGCGCGACGGTGACGCCATCGGCGCGCTGCTGACCCGGCTCGGTGCGCACACGAGCGTGCTCGCCTGGGAAGAGCGGCGTATGCGCCGCGAGGTGCGCGCCACCGCGAACCGGCTCGCGAACTTCGACGACGCCAACCTGCGGCGTTCGGCCCGCGCGGCCGTCGCGGCGGCGGCCAGGGTGGAACGCGCGCTGGCCATCCTCGGCGAATCCGCCCCGGACCACCTGCTCGCCGCGGGCAAGCTGCGGCTGTCGAACCGGCAGGCCTCGCTCGAAGAACTGGGCCAGCTGTCCGATCCGCAGATGACCAAGGACGCCGTCGCCGGCCGCATCCGCCGCCTGCTGGCGATGGCCGACAAGAAGGCGAAGGAACAAGGCATCCCGGACACCGAATCCGCGGTCACCCCGGACATGCTCGAAGAAGACGAGGCCTGA
- the rapZ gene encoding RNase adapter RapZ: MEVAVVSGLSGAGRSTAAKCLEDLGWFVVDNLPPELIATMVELGAQARGAITKVAVVMDVRSRAFTDDLASVIKDLDARGYKPRVLFLQATDAVLVRRFEAVRRGHPMQGDGRLADGITAERTLLEPLREEADLVLDTSSLSVHDLRAKIEDAFGSEAGTQTRVTVLSFGYKYGLPMDADLVMDVRFLPNPFWIPELRDHTGLEGEVRNYVLSQEGADEFLDRYHQLLRLIGAGYKREGKRYLTLAVGCTGGKHRSVAISEELAQRLSNEDGMAVKVVHRDLGRE, encoded by the coding sequence ATGGAGGTCGCGGTCGTTTCCGGACTGTCCGGAGCGGGCCGCAGTACCGCCGCGAAATGCCTGGAGGACCTGGGCTGGTTCGTGGTGGACAACCTGCCGCCCGAGCTGATCGCCACCATGGTCGAGCTCGGCGCGCAGGCGCGGGGCGCCATCACCAAGGTCGCCGTGGTGATGGACGTGCGCTCGCGCGCGTTCACCGACGACCTGGCCTCGGTCATCAAGGACCTCGACGCCCGCGGGTACAAGCCGCGCGTGCTGTTCCTGCAGGCCACGGACGCGGTGCTGGTGCGCCGGTTCGAGGCCGTCCGCCGCGGCCATCCCATGCAGGGTGATGGCAGGCTCGCCGACGGCATCACCGCCGAGCGCACGCTCCTGGAGCCGCTGCGCGAGGAGGCGGACCTGGTGCTCGACACGTCGTCGCTTTCGGTGCACGACCTGCGCGCCAAGATCGAGGACGCGTTCGGTTCCGAAGCCGGTACCCAGACCCGCGTCACCGTGCTGTCGTTCGGGTACAAGTACGGCCTGCCGATGGACGCCGACCTGGTGATGGACGTCCGGTTCCTGCCGAACCCGTTCTGGATCCCGGAGCTGCGTGACCACACCGGTCTCGAGGGCGAGGTCCGCAACTACGTGCTCAGCCAGGAAGGGGCGGACGAGTTCCTCGACCGTTACCACCAGCTGCTGCGCCTGATCGGCGCGGGCTACAAACGCGAGGGCAAGCGGTATCTGACGCTGGCCGTCGGCTGCACGGGCGGAAAACACCGCAGTGTCGCCATTTCCGAGGAGCTCGCCCAGCGTCTGTCCAATGAGGACGGTATGGCCGTGAAGGTGGTGCACCGCGACCTTGGCCGCGAGTGA
- the yvcK gene encoding uridine diphosphate-N-acetylglucosamine-binding protein YvcK, with protein MRAVALGGGHGLHATLTALRRVTSQVTAVVTVADDGGSSGRLRRELGLLPPGDLRQAFAAFAAEDGGTLWAEVFQHRFGGDGALAGHAVGNLLLAGLFEVLGDPVAALDEASRLMGISGRVLPMSPEPLEIQGEVSGLDVENAQALRRIRGQVAVATTPGQVHRISLHPTGQADRPPHGCPEAIEAVLDADVVFLGPGSWFTSVLPHLLVPDLHDALLRTEATKVVILNLIPQPGETAGFSPEKHLDVLFEHAPELRVDAVIADRDSVPSPARLRDAAGRLGARALLGAVADPVVTGRHDPDALAGCMRDALESHRGRS; from the coding sequence CTGCGCGCGGTCGCGCTGGGTGGCGGGCACGGCCTGCACGCCACCCTCACCGCGTTGCGCCGGGTGACCTCACAGGTCACCGCCGTGGTCACCGTCGCCGACGACGGGGGCTCGTCCGGCAGGCTGCGCCGGGAACTGGGGCTGCTGCCGCCGGGTGACCTGCGGCAGGCCTTCGCCGCGTTCGCCGCCGAAGACGGCGGGACCTTGTGGGCGGAGGTGTTCCAGCACCGCTTCGGCGGCGACGGAGCTCTCGCCGGGCACGCGGTCGGAAACCTGTTGCTGGCCGGGTTGTTCGAGGTGCTCGGGGATCCGGTCGCCGCGCTCGACGAGGCGAGCAGGCTCATGGGCATTTCCGGCCGGGTGCTGCCGATGTCACCCGAACCGCTGGAAATTCAGGGTGAGGTTTCGGGGCTGGACGTCGAAAATGCCCAGGCGCTCCGCCGGATTCGCGGTCAGGTGGCGGTGGCGACGACGCCGGGACAGGTGCATCGGATCAGCCTGCACCCGACCGGGCAGGCCGACCGGCCACCGCACGGGTGTCCCGAGGCGATCGAGGCCGTACTCGACGCGGACGTGGTGTTCCTCGGCCCCGGGTCGTGGTTCACCAGTGTGCTGCCCCATCTGCTGGTGCCGGATCTGCACGACGCGTTGCTCCGAACGGAGGCCACGAAGGTCGTCATCCTCAACTTGATCCCCCAACCGGGGGAGACGGCGGGATTCTCTCCGGAGAAGCATTTGGACGTGCTGTTCGAACACGCCCCGGAACTGCGGGTGGACGCGGTCATCGCGGATCGGGACTCGGTGCCCTCACCGGCCCGGTTGCGGGACGCCGCCGGGAGACTGGGCGCGAGGGCGTTGCTGGGGGCGGTGGCTGACCCGGTCGTGACGGGGCGGCATGATCCTGATGCGCTCGCGGGCTGTATGCGAGACGCTCTGGAGTCTCACCGGGGGAGGAGCTGA
- the uvrC gene encoding excinuclease ABC subunit UvrC, with translation MADPTTYRPSPGSIPDAPGVYKFRDATKRVIYVGKAKSLRSRLNSYFADITGLHPRTRQMVTTAASVEWTVVSTEVEALQLEYNWIKEFDPRFNVRYRDDKSYPVLAVTMNEEFPRLHVYRGARKKGVRYFGPYAHAWAIRETLDLLLRVFPARTCSAGVFKRHGQIGRPCLLGYIGKCSAPCVGKVSADEHRAIVEDFCDFLAGRTDALIRRLEQEMAAASEELEFERAARLRDDLGALRRAMEKQAVVLGDGTDADVVAFAHDELEAAVQVFHVRGGRVRGQRGWVIDKAEEMDVKDLVDHFLTQFYGEEAERADDPELGSAVPREVLVPELPADAEAVGEWLSGLRGSKVSLRVPQRGDKRALAETVTRNAGEAFTQHKLRRAGDLTARSAALAELQDYLALETAPLRIECVDISHIQGSDVVASLVVFEDGIPRKSEYRRFALREAAEEGDVASIAEVVRRRFYRYLKENAGNAGNAEGAQLDPDRPGIDPETGKPRKFAYAPNLLVVDGAGPQATAAADVLSELGVTDIAVVGLAKRLEEVWLPGDPDPVILPRTSDALYLLQRLRDEAHRFAIRYHREKRSKRMQVSALDGVPGLGQARRTALIKHFGSVKRLREARIEEIEAVPGFGRRTAEAVVAALAGETVAAAGESGT, from the coding sequence GTGGCTGACCCGACCACCTACCGTCCCTCGCCGGGGAGCATCCCGGACGCCCCTGGCGTGTACAAATTTCGTGACGCCACGAAGAGGGTCATCTACGTCGGCAAGGCGAAAAGCCTCCGCAGCAGGCTGAACTCGTACTTCGCCGACATCACGGGCTTGCACCCGCGCACCCGCCAGATGGTGACCACGGCGGCGAGCGTCGAGTGGACCGTGGTGAGCACCGAGGTCGAGGCGCTCCAGCTGGAGTACAACTGGATCAAGGAGTTCGACCCGCGGTTCAACGTCCGCTACCGCGACGACAAGAGCTATCCGGTCCTCGCCGTCACGATGAACGAGGAGTTCCCGCGCCTGCACGTCTATCGCGGCGCGCGCAAGAAGGGCGTGCGGTATTTCGGGCCGTACGCCCACGCTTGGGCCATCCGCGAGACGCTCGACCTGCTGCTCCGGGTCTTCCCGGCGCGCACCTGCTCGGCGGGCGTCTTCAAACGGCACGGCCAGATCGGCAGGCCCTGCCTGCTCGGTTACATCGGCAAATGCTCCGCGCCGTGCGTCGGCAAGGTTTCCGCCGACGAACACCGCGCGATCGTCGAAGACTTCTGCGATTTTCTCGCCGGCCGCACCGACGCGCTGATCCGCCGCCTGGAACAGGAAATGGCGGCCGCCTCCGAGGAACTGGAGTTCGAGCGTGCCGCCCGGCTGCGGGACGACCTCGGCGCGTTGCGGCGTGCGATGGAGAAGCAGGCGGTCGTCCTCGGCGACGGCACCGACGCGGACGTCGTCGCCTTCGCCCACGACGAACTCGAAGCCGCCGTCCAGGTCTTCCACGTGCGCGGTGGCCGGGTCCGCGGCCAGCGCGGCTGGGTGATCGACAAGGCCGAAGAGATGGACGTCAAGGATCTCGTCGACCACTTCCTCACGCAGTTCTACGGCGAAGAGGCCGAACGCGCGGACGACCCCGAACTCGGCTCGGCGGTGCCGCGCGAGGTGCTCGTCCCCGAACTGCCCGCCGACGCCGAAGCGGTCGGCGAGTGGCTTTCCGGGCTGCGCGGGTCGAAGGTAAGCCTTCGGGTGCCGCAGCGCGGAGACAAACGCGCGCTCGCGGAGACGGTGACGCGCAACGCCGGCGAGGCGTTCACCCAGCACAAACTGCGCCGCGCCGGTGACCTGACGGCACGTTCGGCCGCGCTCGCGGAACTGCAGGACTACCTGGCGCTGGAAACCGCGCCGCTGCGCATCGAATGTGTCGACATCAGCCATATCCAGGGCAGTGACGTGGTGGCGTCGCTCGTGGTGTTCGAGGACGGCATCCCGCGTAAGTCCGAGTACCGGCGCTTCGCCTTGCGCGAAGCCGCGGAGGAAGGCGACGTCGCGTCGATCGCCGAGGTCGTCCGCCGCCGGTTTTACCGCTACCTCAAAGAAAACGCAGGAAACGCAGGAAACGCCGAGGGCGCCCAGCTCGATCCGGATCGTCCGGGCATCGACCCGGAGACCGGCAAACCGCGCAAGTTCGCCTACGCGCCGAACCTGCTCGTCGTCGACGGCGCGGGCCCGCAGGCCACCGCCGCCGCGGACGTCCTCTCCGAACTGGGCGTCACCGACATCGCCGTGGTCGGCCTGGCCAAGCGGCTGGAGGAGGTGTGGCTGCCGGGCGACCCCGATCCGGTGATCCTGCCGCGCACCTCCGACGCGCTGTATCTGTTGCAGCGGTTGCGTGACGAGGCGCACCGCTTTGCCATCCGGTACCACCGGGAGAAGCGGTCCAAGCGGATGCAGGTGTCCGCGTTGGACGGTGTGCCCGGGCTGGGGCAGGCTCGCCGTACCGCGCTGATCAAGCACTTCGGCTCGGTGAAGAGACTCCGCGAAGCGCGGATAGAAGAGATCGAGGCGGTGCCCGGCTTCGGCAGGCGCACCGCGGAAGCGGTCGTCGCGGCACTCGCAGGGGAGACAGTCGCGGCGGCGGGGGAGTCCGGTACGTGA
- a CDS encoding TetR/AcrR family transcriptional regulator, with protein sequence MTEARAVGTKGVPREERETQIVRAGTEEFGKNGYAGASMVEIARRVGVTKPLLYQYFGSKDGLYLACLHRAGDRLTEGVAETMAEKGEPPERMPLAVLSAIFETFDNDRYAWKLLRDPTVPSTGEIAGVAVGYRHRLDGFALIGAAQLMHSRGLADDRDIEAIAQVWTGVVDSLISWWIDQPDQDAAAMTERCSRIMRNLFGW encoded by the coding sequence GTGACAGAAGCAAGGGCCGTCGGCACGAAGGGGGTGCCCCGTGAGGAACGGGAGACCCAGATCGTGCGCGCCGGAACGGAGGAGTTCGGCAAGAACGGGTACGCCGGGGCGTCGATGGTGGAGATCGCCCGCCGGGTCGGCGTCACGAAGCCCTTGCTGTACCAGTACTTCGGCTCGAAGGACGGGCTGTATCTCGCCTGCCTGCACCGGGCGGGGGACAGGCTGACCGAAGGGGTCGCCGAGACGATGGCGGAGAAGGGCGAGCCGCCGGAACGGATGCCGCTCGCGGTGCTCTCGGCCATCTTCGAGACGTTCGACAACGACCGGTACGCGTGGAAGCTGCTCCGCGACCCGACGGTGCCGTCGACCGGCGAGATCGCCGGTGTCGCGGTCGGCTATCGCCACCGGCTCGACGGGTTCGCGCTGATCGGCGCCGCGCAGCTGATGCACTCGCGCGGATTGGCCGACGATCGCGACATCGAGGCGATCGCCCAGGTGTGGACCGGCGTGGTCGATTCCCTGATCAGCTGGTGGATCGACCAGCCGGATCAGGACGCCGCGGCGATGACCGAGCGCTGTTCGCGGATCATGCGGAACCTGTTCGGCTGGTAG
- a CDS encoding FHA domain-containing protein codes for MNLLSFLPDAGRQVSTALLDPEIGGCVPALEDGRGLLVDPTMVELDDALVAAFERASEDEATLFLSLVGHGEYADDDFYFLTKDTGLPVDSRGSFLFAQRIKELLGRYSMLDGLVILLDTCHAGIGARQAGQRWLRIVGEAGKRFDLLTASDDRVAANGCFSRSLVSVLRSGHAEFGERVRCADLKRVITGLCPAQTAVHLGFDGTREVSEADQGLWLALNSSPAWRRSPLAGNPAAPRIERLTARYEPDPKLGETVGHLLTGARLVAITGEAGTGKSTMLAALARPSVAGSYVPPDFLHAVLFATRGDTAERLARELARQLRRTVAGFAEAEQAHHAGLDDTARSGASAFDLALLGPLRALAPQWTGAPVRIAIDGLDDVDPDVQERLCGLFRSLSTEPDLALVKTVVTARHPVRLPPAVRVRLEPNGVLVPPDGWWGLPAGDLPPEEPREAADWSPEPGYDTGSPTSPRITPATLIVDVPGLPSVNHDLSFGGTTLGRSRTAAIQLRDARVSRLHCEIRWDGTTAWLTDLGSANGTFLNGRRVPNAELAHRDVLRLGDSTVTFVSVTQEDRADEEERSSTAMVSPRPGRAVLLELLALAATRGPIPISILTAASGAAGGPDRRVHVRDFLAGLGSSVSRTRAGLADETVLWAGSPPGLFPDLVARLHARLAVAASEVALVTGNDEPTLEQSYAAANEAEHFWLAGLREDALTALERRASHIPVENRERWAAWANRAARELGETDRITLRCKARHATWTGKAGDAAGALARFEELLSIATAALSADDEDVLSIRNNIGHLLAQLGRFEESRAAFEALVRDATHALGADHRETLHARHLLAVATGKTGNGEEALRLSRELLPRAKQVLGDDEIVGHVRHNIAFWSALTEEALPAVREYEQLLAEARERLGDRHPDVLDLRFGQALVRAKAGQITEALSDWALLLGDSVEIRGERHPATEKVREQLAHWRTQEP; via the coding sequence TTGAACCTTCTCTCGTTCCTCCCCGACGCGGGCCGCCAGGTTTCGACGGCCTTGCTCGACCCCGAAATCGGTGGCTGCGTCCCCGCGCTCGAGGACGGCCGCGGCCTGCTCGTCGACCCGACGATGGTCGAGCTGGACGACGCGCTGGTAGCGGCCTTCGAGCGTGCCTCGGAAGACGAGGCGACGCTGTTCCTCTCCCTCGTCGGGCACGGCGAGTACGCCGACGACGACTTCTACTTCCTCACCAAGGACACCGGCCTGCCGGTGGACAGCCGCGGGTCGTTCCTGTTCGCCCAGCGGATCAAGGAACTCCTCGGCCGCTACTCGATGCTGGACGGCCTGGTGATCCTGCTCGACACCTGCCACGCGGGCATCGGGGCGAGACAGGCGGGGCAACGCTGGCTGCGGATCGTCGGCGAAGCGGGCAAACGCTTCGACCTGCTCACCGCCTCGGACGACCGTGTGGCGGCGAACGGGTGTTTCAGCCGGTCGCTGGTCTCGGTACTCCGGTCGGGGCATGCGGAGTTCGGCGAACGCGTTCGCTGCGCGGATCTCAAACGGGTCATCACCGGGCTGTGCCCGGCGCAGACCGCCGTCCATCTGGGTTTCGACGGCACCCGTGAGGTGAGCGAGGCCGATCAGGGGCTGTGGCTCGCGCTGAACTCCTCCCCAGCCTGGCGGCGTTCACCCTTGGCAGGAAACCCGGCCGCGCCGCGGATCGAACGGCTGACCGCGCGTTACGAGCCGGATCCGAAACTCGGCGAGACCGTCGGGCATCTGCTCACCGGCGCCCGGCTGGTCGCGATCACCGGCGAGGCGGGGACGGGGAAATCGACCATGCTCGCCGCGCTGGCGCGGCCCTCGGTGGCCGGGTCGTACGTGCCGCCGGACTTCCTGCACGCCGTGTTGTTCGCGACCCGCGGCGACACGGCGGAGCGGCTCGCCCGCGAACTCGCCCGCCAGTTGCGGCGCACCGTGGCCGGTTTCGCCGAGGCCGAGCAGGCACATCACGCCGGTCTCGACGACACCGCCCGCAGCGGCGCGAGCGCTTTCGACCTGGCGCTGCTCGGCCCTCTTCGAGCTCTCGCTCCACAGTGGACCGGAGCGCCGGTGCGGATCGCGATCGACGGACTCGACGACGTCGATCCCGACGTCCAGGAACGCTTGTGCGGCCTTTTCCGGAGCCTGTCGACGGAACCGGACCTGGCCTTGGTGAAAACGGTCGTGACGGCGAGACATCCGGTGCGTCTCCCGCCGGCCGTGCGGGTCCGGCTGGAGCCGAACGGCGTTCTCGTGCCGCCGGACGGGTGGTGGGGACTGCCGGCCGGCGACCTGCCACCGGAGGAACCCCGGGAGGCCGCCGACTGGAGCCCCGAGCCGGGATACGACACCGGCTCGCCCACTTCGCCGAGGATCACACCGGCGACCTTGATCGTCGATGTCCCCGGCCTACCGTCGGTGAACCACGATCTGTCCTTCGGCGGCACGACACTCGGCCGCAGCAGGACCGCCGCGATTCAGCTCAGAGACGCGCGGGTTTCCCGGCTCCACTGCGAGATCCGCTGGGACGGCACCACGGCGTGGCTGACCGACCTCGGTTCCGCCAACGGCACCTTCCTCAACGGACGGCGGGTGCCGAACGCCGAGCTGGCGCACCGCGACGTGCTCCGGCTCGGCGATTCGACGGTCACCTTCGTCAGCGTCACGCAGGAGGACCGAGCCGACGAAGAAGAACGGTCCAGCACCGCGATGGTTTCGCCGCGGCCCGGCCGCGCGGTGCTGCTGGAGCTGCTGGCGCTGGCCGCCACCCGCGGGCCCATCCCGATCTCGATCCTCACCGCGGCGAGCGGGGCGGCGGGCGGCCCGGACCGGCGGGTGCACGTCCGCGACTTCCTGGCCGGGCTCGGCAGCTCGGTCAGCCGGACGCGAGCGGGCCTGGCCGACGAAACCGTTCTGTGGGCCGGTTCACCCCCCGGTCTCTTCCCTGATCTGGTGGCCCGGCTGCACGCCCGGCTGGCGGTGGCGGCCTCGGAGGTGGCACTGGTGACCGGAAACGACGAGCCGACGCTCGAACAGAGCTACGCCGCGGCCAACGAGGCCGAGCACTTCTGGCTCGCCGGACTCCGCGAAGACGCCCTCACCGCGCTGGAGCGCCGGGCGTCCCACATTCCCGTCGAGAACCGGGAACGCTGGGCGGCCTGGGCGAACCGGGCGGCACGGGAACTCGGCGAGACCGACCGGATCACGTTGCGCTGCAAGGCACGGCACGCGACCTGGACCGGCAAGGCGGGCGATGCGGCCGGTGCGCTCGCCCGGTTCGAAGAACTACTGTCGATCGCGACCGCCGCGCTGTCCGCCGACGACGAAGACGTGCTGAGCATCCGCAACAACATCGGGCACCTGCTCGCCCAACTCGGCCGCTTCGAAGAGTCCCGTGCCGCGTTCGAAGCGCTCGTCCGGGACGCCACTCACGCGCTCGGAGCCGACCATCGCGAGACACTGCACGCACGGCATCTCCTCGCGGTCGCGACGGGCAAGACCGGGAACGGGGAGGAAGCCCTCCGTCTCTCGCGGGAACTGCTGCCGCGGGCGAAGCAAGTGCTGGGCGACGACGAGATCGTCGGCCACGTCCGGCACAACATCGCCTTCTGGAGCGCGCTGACCGAAGAGGCGCTTCCGGCAGTGCGGGAGTACGAACAGCTGCTGGCCGAAGCACGGGAACGGCTGGGCGACCGGCATCCGGACGTTCTCGACCTCCGGTTCGGCCAGGCGCTGGTTCGCGCCAAGGCCGGTCAGATCACCGAAGCCCTGTCGGATTGGGCGCTACTGCTGGGCGATTCCGTCGAAATCCGGGGGGAGCGCCATCCGGCGACGGAGAAGGTCCGCGAACAACTCGCGCACTGGCGCACCCAGGAGCCCTGA
- a CDS encoding sterol desaturase family protein, giving the protein MAEFLAHLSDPVLLATPVFLLFVAIEILALHVLGHDDNVIGYSVKDTRTSMSMGAVAVVINGVFRIAMLFVFAALHELAPVKFSPYDWWAWVLMLLGQEIVFYAYHRASHRVRIMWAGHQVHHSSEHYNFSTALRQKWTPYFQLPFWSILAFAGIPPWMILTGLSIDLVYQFFVHTEKIRKLPRWFEYVFNTPSHHRVHHGSDQEYLDANYGGILILWDRMFGSFVPEGKRPTYGLTKNVESCNLFRVGFHEYGSILRDVRAAGSWRDKLGYVFGPPGWQPEQALSLNAPAQGG; this is encoded by the coding sequence ATGGCGGAGTTTCTTGCCCACTTGAGTGACCCGGTGCTGTTGGCGACGCCGGTGTTCCTGCTGTTCGTCGCGATCGAAATCCTCGCGCTGCACGTGCTGGGTCACGACGACAACGTCATCGGCTACAGCGTCAAGGACACCCGGACCAGCATGTCCATGGGCGCGGTGGCGGTGGTGATCAACGGCGTCTTCCGTATCGCGATGCTGTTCGTTTTCGCCGCGCTGCACGAACTGGCGCCGGTGAAGTTCAGCCCGTACGACTGGTGGGCCTGGGTGCTGATGCTGCTGGGGCAGGAGATCGTCTTCTACGCCTACCACCGGGCGAGTCACCGCGTCCGGATCATGTGGGCGGGCCACCAGGTGCACCATTCGAGTGAGCACTACAACTTCTCGACGGCGCTGCGGCAGAAGTGGACCCCGTACTTCCAGCTGCCGTTCTGGTCGATCCTCGCCTTCGCCGGCATCCCGCCGTGGATGATCCTCACCGGGCTGTCGATCGACCTCGTCTACCAGTTCTTCGTGCACACCGAAAAGATCCGGAAGCTGCCGCGCTGGTTCGAGTACGTGTTCAACACGCCCTCACACCATCGTGTCCACCACGGCAGTGACCAGGAGTATCTGGACGCGAACTACGGCGGCATCCTCATCCTCTGGGACCGGATGTTCGGCAGTTTCGTCCCCGAGGGCAAGCGGCCGACCTATGGGCTGACCAAGAACGTCGAGTCCTGCAACCTGTTCAGGGTCGGTTTCCACGAGTACGGCTCGATTCTGCGCGACGTCCGCGCGGCCGGGTCGTGGCGGGACAAACTCGGGTACGTGTTCGGTCCGCCGGGCTGGCAGCCCGAGCAGGCGCTCAGCCTGAACGCTCCCGCACAAGGCGGCTGA
- a CDS encoding NUDIX domain-containing protein yields the protein MKDWKFCPRCGDRTRITGDGEDIHAECHACGFTKYDNPLPTTVGLVLDGDRILLLRREHEPRKGRWDTVGGFLSGAETAEENLVREGLEEIGCELRNLRFAGSYSSVYGDTGLTTIGLAFVCELPPDAKIVLSEENSEYAWFPLDDRPPLAFADCEAAVAAVAAVAAVAAPTSRTGSA from the coding sequence GTGAAGGATTGGAAGTTCTGCCCCCGCTGCGGCGACCGCACACGGATCACCGGTGACGGCGAAGACATCCACGCCGAATGCCACGCCTGTGGCTTCACCAAATACGACAACCCGCTGCCGACCACGGTCGGGCTGGTCCTCGACGGCGACCGGATCTTGTTGCTGCGGCGGGAGCACGAGCCGCGAAAGGGCCGCTGGGACACCGTCGGAGGGTTCCTCTCCGGCGCGGAGACCGCCGAGGAGAACCTCGTCCGCGAAGGACTCGAGGAAATCGGCTGCGAACTCCGGAACCTCCGGTTCGCCGGTTCGTACTCCTCGGTCTACGGCGACACCGGACTGACGACGATCGGCCTCGCCTTCGTCTGCGAACTTCCGCCGGACGCGAAAATCGTGCTGTCGGAAGAGAATTCCGAGTACGCCTGGTTCCCCCTGGACGATCGCCCGCCGCTCGCCTTCGCCGACTGCGAGGCGGCAGTGGCCGCGGTGGCGGCGGTGGCGGCGGTGGCGGCGCCTACCAGCCGAACAGGTTCCGCATGA